The following are encoded in a window of Gossypium raimondii isolate GPD5lz chromosome 13, ASM2569854v1, whole genome shotgun sequence genomic DNA:
- the LOC105783409 gene encoding uncharacterized protein At1g05835 — protein MATTLTVFFVVLFLALIGQGYCKCTLADVKIIQTQTGKTVENKPEWKATVKNDCICTQSDLKLSCDGFQTVEAIDSSLMAKTGAECLINGGQPVASSSNLSFNYAWDTSFPFKPLSSQINCS, from the exons ATGGCTACCACCCTCACTGTCTTCTTTGTTGTTCTCTTTCTTGCTCTCATTGGCCAAG GATATTGTAAATGCACGTTGGCTGATGTGAAAATCATCCAAACACAAACCGGGAAAACAGTGGAAAACAAGCCAGAGTGGAAAGCCACAGTAAAAAACGATTGTATCTGCACTCAGTCTGATTTGAAGCTCAGTTGCGACGGGTTTCAGACGGTGGAGGCCATCGATTCTTCGTTGATGGCGAAAACTGGTGCCGAATGCTTGATAAACGGCGGCCAACCGGTGGCTTCTTCCAGTAACTTGAGCTTCAACTATGCATGGGATACTTCATTTCCTTTCAAGCCCTTGTCTTCGCAAATCAACTGTTCTTAA